GATTCGGCATGACGCTCGGCCTCGGGCTCACGGCCTTCGGGCTGTGGTACGCGCTGAGCGCGTCCTGGTTCAGCCGCAACGTGCAGTGGTTCCTGCCCGTCCTCGCGGCGCCGCTGCCGTTCGTGCTGCCGTGGGTCGGGGCGTTCCTGCACGCCGTCTATCTGGAGGACATGTTCGGGATCCCGGCCGACTCGGTCCATGTGGGCTTCTACTGGCAGTACCTCGTGGCCATGCGCCCGCTGGCCGTGGCCGTGCTGTTCCTGCTGGGCCTCATCGCGCTGGCGGGGTGGGCCCGGCACTTCAACGTGCAGGCGCCGGTGAGCGGCTTCTTCCGTGTCTCGCTGGTGCTGGCGGGGCTGATCGCGGTCCTGACCGTGGTGCAGATCGCGCTCGACGACGTGGAGAAGGCCGCCGGTCGCGCGATGGCCGCGGCCGGCGCCGGCCACCGCCCGCCCGGCTACTTCGGCCTGCGGGCCGAACTCGTCTGCGTCCGCCCCCTTGGCCCCGAGACACCCGTCGTGAACGGCCCCGTCCCGACCGCCCACCCGGTGCTGTCCTTCCAGCCGAGCGGCGACACCCTCTGGCTCTGGGACCCGTCGTCGTCCCGGGGCGACGACACCGAGCGCCACGCCCTGCGGGTGCGGGCCGAGGACGTGGAGCTGGTCGTGGCCCACGGCGGGCGCTGCTGAGGCCGCCGCCTCACTCGCTGCGCAGCACCTCCCCGATCGTCAGCCGGGCCGCCCTGCGCGCCGGTACGTAAGCCCCCAGCACCGCGATCAGCAGCCCCGCGAGGGCGAGTCCGGACAGGGCGGGGGCCCGCCAGACGTCCGTCATCCAGGGCGGCAGGGTGATGTCCACCGCGTCCGCCATGCGCGGGATCACCAGCTCGTAGCCGAGCATGCCCAGGGGGATGCCGAGCAGGGAGCCGAGCGCGCCGAGGACTGCCATCGACGTCACCGTCATCGCCGTGACCTGCCGCGGGGTCATGCCGATCGACTTGAGCATGCCCAGGTCGCGCCTGCGGTCGCGGGTGTTGAGGACGACCGTGTTGAAGACGCCGAGGGAGGCGACCGCGGCGAGCATCAGGGTGAGGACGGAGGCCGAGCCGACGATGGTCTGCGTGACGGAGTTGGAGCCCCGCACGTCCGGGGTGATCCCGGCGTCGGCGGCGCGGGCCGCGCGGGCGTAGCCGGCCGCGTCGGCGCCGTCGCGCAGTGCCACGTGGTAGGCGATGGGCCGCTCGGCCGGGGCGAGCGCCGTCAGCGTCGGCCAGTCGGAGAGCACGACCCGGGCGTTGCTCTCCATGAACTCACCCACGACCAGGACCCGTTCGGTACGGCCGCCCTTCTCCAGGCCGACCCGTTCGCCGACCCGTACGCCGTTCTGCCGCAGGAAGGCCGAGCCGGCGACGATCTCGCCGCTCTCGCGCATCCACCGGCCGTCCGTGAGCACGCCGTCCAGTCGGAGCCGGTCGCCCCGACGCCCTTCGAGGGTGACCTGATGGGCCGAGCCGGTCAGCCGTACGTCCACCGACGCCCGTGCGGTGACCTCTCGGGCCCCCGGCAACTCCCGTAGCAGAGCGTCGAGTTCGCGGTCGTCGTGCTGCGGCTCGATCTCCTTGCCGTGCCGGAAGCTGGAGGCGTACACCGTGACCTGGTAGGCGTCGCGGCCCGCGTTCCCGAACCGGTCCATGGTCGTCGCGAGGCCGGTCGCGAACGTCACCGTGGTCACCCCCAGGACCACGGCGGCCAGCGTCAGGACGCTGCGTCCGGGCCGGGCGAACGGCAGCCCCATGCCCAGGCTCACCGAGCGCGGCAGCCTGCTGCCGGCCAGCCGGCGCTGGATGCCCAGGGCACGCCCGACGCGCGGGGCGCTGCCCGCGCTGATCGCCCGCGCCGCCGACATGCCGTGGGCGCGCAGGGCCGGGGCGAGCGCGGCGAGGACGCAGACCGCGGGCATGCCGAGCAGGGTGACGGCGTTCACCCATGCGGCGACGGACACGTCGTCGTGGAGCACTCCCGCGTCCGGCCCCATGAACACGAACTCGAAGAAGGGGCGCGCGAGCACATTGCCGAGAAGTGTGCCGAGCGCACAGCCGACGACCGCGGGCACGGAGATCATCGTGAGGTGGACGGCGACCACCTGCCCCGGCGTGAAGCCGAGCGCCTTGAGCACGCCGATGTGCCGGAACCCGGAGATCACCGCCCCGCTGACGACGTTGGCGACGATGAGCACCGCGACGGCGATCCCGAGGATGCCGAAGGCCATCAGATAGGGCGTGTACGCCCGTGCCGAACTGCTCACCTGGTGCTTGAGGGTGAGATACGTCCGGGAGGCGGTGAGCGCGTCCGCCGGGAGCCGTTCGGTGACCGTGCCGAGCTGGGCGCGCAGCCGGTCCTCGGAGGACGCGTCCGGGAAGCGGAACAGCATCTGGGTGGCGGTCGGTTCCAGGGCGTCGATCTGGCGGGGCGCGACCCAGGCGTCGGCGGTGCGGCTCAGGTCGAAGGCGAACCCGACGACGGTGAGTTCCGGGCCGCCCGACGGCATCGGGAGCCGTTTGCCGAGGTCGTCCGGGGTCCAGTCGGACTGCCGGTTCAGCACGACCTCGCCGGGGCGGGTGGCCCAGCGGCCCGCCCACAGGTCGAGCCGGTCC
The DNA window shown above is from Streptomyces chartreusis and carries:
- a CDS encoding ABC transporter permease: MRAVWRAARAAVRRRRLQTLVIALVTLTSTAAMVVALGLLDAASAPFDKAFGRQRGPHVTAVFDPAKVSAPQLARAARQPGVAAAAGPYAQATVELPDGAMNFGLGTQITVVGRADPDGPVDRLDLWAGRWATRPGEVVLNRQSDWTPDDLGKRLPMPSGGPELTVVGFAFDLSRTADAWVAPRQIDALEPTATQMLFRFPDASSEDRLRAQLGTVTERLPADALTASRTYLTLKHQVSSSARAYTPYLMAFGILGIAVAVLIVANVVSGAVISGFRHIGVLKALGFTPGQVVAVHLTMISVPAVVGCALGTLLGNVLARPFFEFVFMGPDAGVLHDDVSVAAWVNAVTLLGMPAVCVLAALAPALRAHGMSAARAISAGSAPRVGRALGIQRRLAGSRLPRSVSLGMGLPFARPGRSVLTLAAVVLGVTTVTFATGLATTMDRFGNAGRDAYQVTVYASSFRHGKEIEPQHDDRELDALLRELPGAREVTARASVDVRLTGSAHQVTLEGRRGDRLRLDGVLTDGRWMRESGEIVAGSAFLRQNGVRVGERVGLEKGGRTERVLVVGEFMESNARVVLSDWPTLTALAPAERPIAYHVALRDGADAAGYARAARAADAGITPDVRGSNSVTQTIVGSASVLTLMLAAVASLGVFNTVVLNTRDRRRDLGMLKSIGMTPRQVTAMTVTSMAVLGALGSLLGIPLGMLGYELVIPRMADAVDITLPPWMTDVWRAPALSGLALAGLLIAVLGAYVPARRAARLTIGEVLRSE